A portion of the Anthonomus grandis grandis chromosome 19, icAntGran1.3, whole genome shotgun sequence genome contains these proteins:
- the LOC126747579 gene encoding neurogenic protein mastermind-like isoform X2, with amino-acid sequence MTSDDERDVLQQQKFLKRTADELGESGGASQLDNGFEQPPVKLQCTAQQQHGTAVAASSNQEGLTKFSVEIVQQLEFTTSAASAQPQQISTNVTVKTHANASVKSDVASPKAGGGAPSQTPQKLDVVGTLVECVKQEPDNDFADLDQCAAALEKDAAANGGAGFGASFPDLIGDDTNDEIMSSAAFKDLISDISNYPDYPELMKDFDFEDKPSDLVMGNLKTEEKEHNNSGGGGGGGGAPNQDQLKSGGIQSPLMSGGGGQQTTFGTSPAFEKNNNPRLPYSNMDFAKTELSPAAQTLKQMAEQHQHKNQMGLNFNPGNPRGQSAARSPYSEQFQFQNEYSPGGNPAFHKNSPGGFPQPDMIKQEMIFQGNEFSDMKRKNSPYGAAKQPQQQQQQQQQQYSPYGSPGPGGSPGFLPSGRGGAGGPPPPRPPSGPGNNQNGGGGGPSVQINQAQQLNINQQSHGHIQVSAGQQFHLSADLKGGNVSIAAQQGMNFSSGGGAQSGGDPGATPPQQHQQGAPGGSSQMPPMGNPQMSHGNMMGGGHPGVDSYSMSQTQTINFTQQSLRRATPAGMGGPMGGTNGGPPQMGPMGGARLMSTQALEQQKLQQIFRVQQQMQQQQQQQQLRPPPPEYAASAGLGGQGGMQPRYGAPAPPPNMRRMPHQPIPPSGPMIRSNGYMMQQQQLQQQQQQQQQLAGRAGIYRQSGPMAGMEAMQQNAQASDWRHLLMSQQQNASFGSMRPSAFQPSGGFNMNQMTAMQQHQQQQQQQQQHMRQQQQGGAMGAHMMGAGNPMAQMSQMNQAMLHMQQQQSLMQQQQQNSQMSMSTLHMQQSQSISIGGHQQQQQQPPPHQQQDGGGAAAASQLAAFNPQAADFNFEFLDNLAGTNDGAPFTDQELLNSFDADAAFNLDF; translated from the exons GGTCTCACCAAGTTCTCGGTCGAGATCGTGCAACAGTTGGAGTTCACCACGTCGGCGGCGAGCGCGCAGCCGCAACAGATCAGCACCAACGTCACCGTCAAAACGCATGCGAACGCGAGCGTCAAGAGCGACGTCGCGTCGCCCAAGGCGGGCGGCGGCGCCCCGTCCCAGACGCCCCAAAAGTTGGACGTCGTCGGCACCTTGGTCGAGTGTGTCAAGCAG GAACCGGACAACGATTTCGCGGATCTGGACCAATGCGCGGCCGCCCTCGAGAAAGACGCGGCGGCGAACGGGGGCGCGGGTTTCGGCGCCTCCTTCCCCGACCTGATCGGCGACGACACCAACGACGAGATCATGTCCTCGGCCGCCTTCAAAGATCTCATCTCGGACATCAGCAACTACCCGGACTACCCGGAACTGATGAAGGACTTCGATTTCGAGGACAAACCCTCCGATCTCGTCATGGGAAATTTGAAA ACGGAGGAGAAGGAACATAACAACAGcggtggtggtggtggtggtggtggcGCCCCCAATCAGGACCAACTAAAATCCGGAGGCATCCAGAGCCCCTTGATGAGCGGCGGCGGGGGGCAACAGACGACCTTCGGTACTTCCCCCGCGTTCGAGAAGAACAACAATCCGCGTCTTCCGTACTCGAACATGGACTTTGCCAAGACGGAGCTGAGTCCCGCCGCGCAAACCTTGAAACAAATGGCGGAGCAGCATCAGCACAAA AACCAAATGGGGTTGAACTTTAACCCGGGGAATCCGAGGGGGCAGAGCGCCGCCCGGTCGCCCTATTCCGAGCAGTTCCAGTTTCAGAACGAGTACAGTCCGGGAGGGAATCCCGCCTTTCATAAAAATAGTCCGGGAGGGTTTCCGCAACCGGATATGATCAAACAGGAAATGATTTTTCAG GGCAACGAGTTCAGCGACATGAAAAGGAAAAACTCGCCCTACGGTGCTGCAAAACAGCCCCAACAACAgcagcaacaacaacaacagcAGTACTCGCCGTACGGTAGCCCCGGCCCGGGGGGAAGTCCCGGCTTTTTGCCGTCGGGAAGGGGCGGCGCGGGCGGCCCACCGCCGCCCCGACCCCCCTCCGGACCCGGAAACAACCAGAACGGGGGCGGCGGCGGACCCTCGGTCCAAATCAATCAGGCGCAACAATTAAACATCAACCAGCAGAGTCACGGACACATACAG GTCTCGGCGGGTCAGCAGTTCCACTTGAGCGCCGACCTAAAGGGCGGCAACGTGTCCATCGCCGCCCAACAGGGGATGAACTTTAGCAGCGGAGGCGGCGCGCAGAGCGGCGGCGACCCTGGAGCGACCCCGCCCCAGCAACATCAACAGGGGGCACCG ggcGGGTCCTCGCAAATGCCCCCAATGGGAAACCCCCAAATGTCCCACGGGAACATGATGGGAGGCGGCCATCCGGGCGTCGACTCGTACTCGATGTCGCAGACGCAAACGATCAATTTCACGCAGCAGTCGTTGAGAAGGGCGACGCCGGCGGGAATGGGCGGGCCGATGGGCGGCACCAACGGCGGCCCGCCCCAAATGGGGCCGATGGGCGGCGCCCGTTTGATGTCCACCCAAGCGCTGGAGCAGCAAAAGTTGCAGCAGATTTTCCGGGTGCAGCAACAGATGCAAcaacagcagcagcagcaacagTTGAGGCCGCCCCCGCCCGAGTACGCGGCGAGCGCGGGATTGGGCGGCCAGGGCGGCATGCAGCCTCGCTACGGGGCCCCCGCTCCGCCGCCCAATATGAGGCGGATGCCCCATCAGCCGATACCGCCCTCGG GTCCGATGATCCGATCGAACGGTTACATGATGCAACAGCAACAGTTGcaacagcagcagcagcaacagCAACAATTAGCGGGCAGGGCGGGGATTTACCGACAGTCCGGCCCAATGGCGGGCATGGAGGCTATGCAACAGAACGCGCAGGCCTCCGACTGGCGCCATCTGTTGATGTCGCAGCAACAAAACGCGAGTTTCGGCTCGATGCGACCGTCCGCTTTTCAACCCTCAG GCGGCTTTAACATGAACCAAATGACGGCGATGCAGCAACAccagcaacaacaacaacagcAGCAGCAACACATGCGCCAACAGCAACAAGGGGGCGCCATGGGCGCTCACATGATGGGCGCCGGGAATCCCATGGCCCAGATGAGTCAGATGAACCAGGCGATGTTGCATATGCAACAGCAACAGTCGCTCATGCAACAGCAGCAACAAAATTCGCAG ATGTCCATGTCGACGTTACACATGCAACAGTCGCAGTCGATCTCTATAGGGGGGCACCAGCAGCAACAGCAGCAGCCGCCGCCCCATCAGCAACAAGACGGGGGAGGGGCGGCGGCCGCCTCCCAATTGGCCGCCTTCAATCCGCAGGCGGCCGATTTCAATTTCGAATTTCTCGACAATTTGGCGGGAACAAACGACGGCGCCCCCTTCACCGACCAGGAGCTGCTCAACTCGTTCGACGCCGACGCCGCCTTCAATTTGGACTTTTAA